The DNA segment TCCTTAGTGTCACATTTAACAAAACGAGGAAACTACAGATAATAGGAGTGTTTGCAGATTAGACTCGCAAGCCATAAATAACATAGGGTTTTGTTCACCTAGAGATATTAAGGCAGCTTATCAATGTTTACGCCCTTCCTCTTTGTAATGATTGCTAAACCCAGGCAAATGAAACAAATGGAGTTTTCTCCCCCCTCTGTCGTCTCAACACTGACAGAGTACACATTCATAAGATTCTGTTATCAGAGGCCACGGTATAAAGAGTAAGGTGTCACCTCAACAGTTGCTTGCTTCCCGCAGACTTCTGCGTTGGAAGATGCGTCTGCTTTGGGCCTTCCTTCTTTGCCTCTCTCTGAGCCATGGCCTGGGCACTAACTGTCCAGGGCGATGCAGCTGCGATTCTGCGCAGTTTGTACAATGCTACAGGCTCCTGGAAGTACCTTCAGGCATTCCTCCCACCACCAGGAGACTCTACATTAGCCACAGCAGAATCCAGCACCTTCAGGTAACCTCACCCATCTCCACTGAAATTGCTACAGTTTTGTTCTTGGAGCAGGGAGGGTGCGGGTTGAGTGTGGGGATTTTAACATTTGAATCATCCTAATCAAAAAGGGCTAATTCTCAAGTTAAACCATTCTGCTGCCGCTTGCTGAACATGAGTGAGATGCTCTATGATTCTGGGTATTTCTTTTTAGGGAACTAGTCACATACACCCTGCCCTGAAAGTCAGAATTTCATTTCAACTTTTATCCAACAATTGAAAAGCCATGCTTTGACAAAGCACTCATGAAGAATGGACTCTTCTGAAAGAGTACGTTCATTGCCTAGCATGGAGAACAAATCCTTCCAAAGGAAAGGGTTTCATTTTATGCCACAGGTAGCCAAACAGAGCATCACAAAACTATCAAGATGAACTGGCCAGATTCACTCCTACAAACCCATGTCCAGTTGGGTTCCTGGTCTTTTTGAGAACCTAGGTGGGGCTATGTGGCTTAACTTTGTCAAGTTACTTGCAGTTCTCATGATGGGGCTTGAATTATGACTTCAATTTTCTTGCTTCTGTATCCAGAGGACACTGGAAAGGGTACCATAGATTTGTCTGActtttttaagttaaaagaaatCGATTTTTGACCTTTGGTGTTTTGGAAGGCATCAGGAGACAAGGGCTCTCTCAGGTTAGATGCCTGACCATCTTAGACAAGCTACTAGCAAATCTCTGTGCCTCGTTTTTTTACTCTTGATGAAGTGTGAAGGCTGCATTAGCTAGGTCCTCTTCTAGATGGTAAAGTCTAGGGCTGTCCGATCTTTCCCTTCAGTTTTCGCTGCTCGGAGGTCCAAACCCCCAACACAAGGAAATGGTTTTCCGAGAACTATTAGGAGAAGCTGCTCCCCTCCAAATAGAGACACCGCTGCATTTTCATGTGGTCGAGAACTTTTCCAGGCTCTACAAGTCCAactctctgcatctgtttgctCCCTTTCTACCTAACAGTGCCTAGCACCAGAGGGCAAATCCGCCCTTGCCTGCTGGGTCTTCGCGTTTAGTCAAGACAGCTGGGTAAATGCGAGACACTTCAATATTTGTTCTGCGGCCTCAGCTGCCAGCAGAGTCTGGTAATGATTCTGCCACGCTGTTGTCAATTGATGACTCATCAAATCCTGTTATTGACTGAGCCAATCTGTCACCTGTTTAGGCTTATTGAACGGTAGTATCGCCGCCTCTACGACTTTAACTCTCTTAGTGGTCTCTTGGGAGGGCAGGTCACACCGGAAAGATTGATGGAAGACAGATTGTTTCGTTGAGGAGACAAAGAGCTCCAAGTCACCATCTTTCTCTTGTGCACAGGGAGAGCAACGCATATTCTACAGGGAATACAAGGTCTCTTCTGTCTATTTGGTTTGGACTTAACAGAACTGGGTGCCCATATGTAAAGAAAGCTACTTTGAGTAAAGCCTCAGATTATTAGTAACACAAATTTTGTATGACTTAATTATAAACGTAAATATAAGCCGCATTTAATGGGTTTGTTATTTGTTCATGCAGTTTAACTGTGTTTGGGATTGTGAACACATGCTTGAGATTAAGAATAAAagactaggggttggggatttagctcagtggtagagcgcttgcctagcaaacacaaggcactgggttcagtccttagctctggggggaaaaaaaaaggaataaaagactAAAACTTCTGCTTCTGCCCTTAGTAGAAGAGGAATTTTACTTATTGGACTTGCCTGTAAAAACCCCCACTTTTCTGAGGTTCATGCTTTTGGCCCATAATTGTCTCCCCTTTCCCTTTGCCCACATTACATTACGTGTCTGGTCTCATCCTAGCTCCTTGTTTTCCCTGCTGCCCTAAGTCCTGCGTCTTCTTGGGTGTCTTTAGCCTCTAGGTGATGCCTAGTCTAATGTCCCAGTCTCATGCCTCCTTGGTCTCAAGATGTATATTTCCTCAATTTCACCTTACCTCAGCCATCTTAGTTCTATCACTTGGTTCTGTGAAAATCACATCTCATAGTTCCCGTTACCACTGTGACCATCTCCACTCAGTTGCCTCTCTTCTACCTATGGAGACGTGGAGCCCTGCATTTACCCATGTTGTCCCAGATACTCGGTTTAGTGCccacctccttcctctcatcccaCTGCTACTTCTCTCTGCATCCCACTTTTAATTATCTAAACACCCTTCCAGCAGGCCTCAACCTAAAAGGAGGGTGCTaattctcctttatttcttctatCCACAGACAAGTAGGTGCTGCTGGAGATGATCACACAAACAACAAATAGAAGGTCTCCAACCAGATGAATGTCTTGttcatcccttttcttcttcttcttcttcttcttcttcttcttcttcttcttcttcttcttcttcttcttttttaattttatgtgcattggtgttttgcctgcatgtatgtctgtgtgagggtgtcatatcccctggaactggagttacagacaattgtgagctgtcatgtggttgctaggaattgaacctgggtcctctggaagagcagccagtgctcttaacctctgagccatctctccagctgctgcccgcccccttttttcttctttgtttgggtTTGCCCTTCACTGCCTCACAATCTTCTACAACTCCAGTACAGTTTTGGGTGCCCTCGTCAATGCCGCTGCCTCAGTCCTAACAGATGGCTGGTGGTCCACGACAAAATTCCACCTTCCTTCATTCCCGCTCAGTGTGTGCTAACActatctccacctccccttcttctccttctgtctggatatatatgatatatatatatatatatatatatatatatcatatatatatgatatatatatatattacatatcatatatatatatatacacacacatatatgatagcTTATTATCCATTATAGTCATCAGACGTTGtattgtttcttcattttgtctATTGTGAGGCATGGCGCTATGAATACTTACGTTTCAGTACAGAAGTTTTTGTATGGCTCTAgattgtccctttttttttttttttttggtatctacataggaataatttttttcctgaaatggGGGCTCTTCCAGCATGTTGAATAACTGTCGGACTATCTTCCACAGTGGATACATGATTTTGTATTCCTGTAGCACATTTGACACTTCCAACCATTCCACATTCTCCCTGACTGTCGTGGCTCCTTCTCTTTGTGACTGAAGCCATCTCGGTGGGTTCAGTTCAGATTTGTGCTTCCCCAGTGGCTAGTgacactgaacattttttttttttatttgcttgttggTCATTTATATATTGTTTTGGAGGGGAGAAGTATAAATGCAAATTccttgcttattttttaattgggctacttgtgttttaattatcAAGTTGTAAGCATTCTTCAGGTATTGCAGGCACAAGTCTCTTGTTAGAGATATTACTAGTGATTTTATTCTCCCAGTCTGTGGGctgattgttgttttttttggtggtggtgttttgtttgtttttggtagtgTTCTTTCAATACACGGATGTGTTTAGCGTTAAATGGTTCTGgtttcttctttgtgtgtctgtgtttcattTGTACTTCCAGCCTCATATCTAAGATGCTTCACCTCAGCCAAGGTCATGAATATTTATGCCTATCATTTCCTCCGAGAATTTATAGTTTTAGCTCTCACATTTAGGTCCACAGTCTCCATCCAGTTACCTTTTACATGTGGTGTGAGAAAGGAGTTATCCTTACTCCTTAGTATTCTTCATCTTTTCCTGTTGCTACTCAGTAACTAACAGTTACTTTCAAGCCACCATGAAGTACTTGATTGTACTGAATGAAAGACATGAAAAGCATGTGACCCAAGTCCCATGTAAACACTGCCAGGGCATCAAGTTCGCTCTTGTTTGGGGAGGCACAGACTCAGTTCAGTTCTTTGTGTCCATGTCTGTAACAGAACTAAATCAGCCCACTCATGTCATTCAAGTTATACAAGCCCAAGCGATACATTCTCTTCTATGGAAGAGGTCAAGTGTGAGTATAGTTTGGAGTCAATTAAAATGATTCAaacatacattattattattatcattattattagtgtgtgtgtgtgtgtgtgtgtgtgtgtatggaagagAAGTTATATCAATTTCCAACTGGGTCACTTAACAGTGGGACTacagattatttttattgtctttccacATTTCCCAAGatctttaagataatttatagAAAACAAATGTTTCTTTCATAATCAGAAATGAATGAAGGTTTCTTTAGAAACTCCTTGCTGGTTGCTTCATACAGGCCAGAGGCCACCTCACTGTGGGAGTGGCAGTGTTGTCCTTTATTGGGCCTATAAAGAGTCCAAGCAAGGAGAACGTGTGTGGCACCCCGACAGTTGGACCACAGCCTGTCCTGGACTGAAACCAGAAACAAAGCCTCTCATGGGAAAGCCGATGGGGGCAAACCTGCTCTACACCACCTCACTGGCTTTGTCTTATTAAGAAACCTGAATAAGCTGCGGGCCGTGCCAAAGTCAGCAGTAGGGCAAACTCGTCTCTCTCCACTTTTGTCAGCACATCCTTGCTGAGGTCATGGGAACGGGGAAATCCGTTCTGGCAAACTCATTTCCCCATTGTCAGCTCGGCAAACCCACCCCCACTATTCAGAATTAGTGGGTGACTTCCACAGTCTGACCAGGAGACTACGTTCTCTGCCCTAATATGTCACAGCCAAAAGGGTCATAAAAATACAACACTTGAATAAGAAACCTGTGCTGGTGACGTGCTGTCAGAATATGCTTGGGCAGGCAATTTcaatcttcctttctttctattttttcgagacagggtttctctgtgtagttttggtgcctgtcctggatctcgctctgtagactaggctggcttcgaactcacagagatctgcctggctctgtcccccaagtgctgggattaaaggcgtgcaccaccaccgcctggctagcaaatggtatttttgttttttggtttttttttgttttcagtctGGCAATTTCTTAAGCCTTGGCAGTCCTCTTTGAAGAGTCAATAATCACACTTAGTAAAAATTAAACAGTAAAATTTCTAGAAAGTGGTGGCTATGTTAGTTAACAGCCATCAAAACTAatccatggggttggggatttagctcaggggtagagtgcttgcctagcaagcacaaggccctgggttcgatcttcagctcaaaaacaaaacaaaacaaaaaaacaaaaaagacaacaaaacaacaacaacaacaaaaacccacaacctAATCCATGCTGACTCTAACAAAAGTAATAAGAAAATACTTCCATgcttgataaaagaaaaaagctagcTACTAAATTCAGTTAGCATGTGGCGGCATCTCCTTATTATCTAGGCTGCTTGCTGTGCTTCATAAGTAGAAGTGAAAGCAAATTGAAACTTGGTAACATGCTTTGTCTAGTCCCAAAATGAATGACCCATTCGGATCCATGCAGATGACTCTCACAGCGTCATTAAGGTTTGTGGTCATTGAGGATAAGTAGAAGTTTTAGCAACACCAGATTCTTTTTTGGGGGATCCAACAGGTCAAGAAATGAAGGTCCATGTCTATTCCTGACTTTATATAAAAGATAAGCACCTAGCAAAGGTCATTTCAGAATGTAGCATGCAAATGGAACAGGCTAGTTACTTTTGGGAGAGGGGGACTGAGATTTACCATTGAAATGGGAGACCCAGACAAGATAACTTATAAAATACCCGTTTTTCTAAAACTGTGTGGAATTGTGTCCAGATCTGGAGTTCCTTTTGAAATGTCATGATTATAGgccaaacacaataaaaatggtgGGGCTGAGGAAGGGTGGGCTTTGGAGTCCACAGACCTTGTTGAACTTCTCACTTACTACTGCCTAGTTTTCTCATCTCAATACTAGTATTGGTAATAGCAAACTTGAAATGCTGTTGGGAGGCTGTGGGAAATATTTAAGAAAGTGCATGGCAGTCATAAATACTGAGCAAGTGCAAGAAAACACTTGCTGTGAAGATGAGGACAAATTAATAGAGCTGATGGATCATTGAGGAAGTCCTGAACAGCAATATATACCTCAATGCCAATGTGTACTGCGAAGACACGTGTATACCTTTGTCTCTTCGGGAATCTTTTTCATTAGTGAAGTACACATTGGGGACAGAAAATAGTTGGgcttattttctaaattaaacaTAACTGAAAATGTTTTGAGTAATATTCCAATGACAGAAGAATCGGTGACATTCAAGTTTTTGCTTTCCATATTTTTCCTCTTGTAATCTTAGTTTTTAGGATAAGAAACTTTTTGCAGTTTGGTGAGCCGTTTGTAGATTGTTCAACTTCTGATTGTTGTAATGCAACAAGAGAACACTGTGGGGCACGAAGCATTGTGCAATTTTTAAGCACTGCTGCCTTGAAAAGAATTTCCTGGCTccgaaaaaaaaaatgtagtaagaGTTGCCCAATATCATACATGTGCCAGTAGTGTGTGAAAGAGTGTTTTTAATCTATTATACTGATGGGAGCTATATTAGTCAGGTTTCTCAAGACCTAAGTTGGGAGGCAGATGTGGAGGGGAATCCAGGAAGAGTTGGGGGTGGGTAGGGATGGAAATGATCTAAATACattataaacatgtatgaaattaccaaagaactTAAAAGATTATCTAgacttggtttttaatttttattctaaaagATAATTAAGAAAACTCAAAGGGAAGTCTGAAATATCACTAGTGTTGTAACGATAATGTGTGCATTTTTTTTGACAGAATCTTAATTTATGTCTCTATTTTCttgtcttctcccttctctctgtcatcatcactgctgctgctgctgctgctgctgctgctgctgctgctgctgctgctttgcaGCTCTCTAACTTCACTGGACTGTTGGCCCTGGAAGATTTTATCCTGCTGGCCAGTGGAACAGAGTCTGTAGAAAACGACACCTTCAAAACCCTGAGTGCTTTAAGGACCCTAGaactttggaaaaataaattgaGACGAGTCCCCAGTGCTCTCCCAGCCAACCTTGAGGTGTTAAAACTAAACGATAACTTGATATGTGCTCTACACGGATCAGATTTTGAAGGACTGAAGAAATTAAAAGTCCTTGAACTTAAAAACAACTTGATCTCGTCCCTGTCTCCCAGCACGCTCCCCTCGCTCATCAGTTTGCAAAGACTGATGGTGGACGGTAACAACATAGAGTCTATAGCTGGACCACTGAGCCTTCCACAGCTCAAGTACATGAGCATGGAGAACAACAGACTCCATCTTATACCAGGGAATGTCTTCACTTCTCTGCAGAATTTGCAGTTCCTCAGTTTCAGCGGTAACTTTCTGACGAAGATTCCTATAAATCTACCCAAATCTTTGCTATCGTTAAAGATGGAGAGAAACCAGCTCAAAGTCATTAGGTTTCGAGATGTGAGACACTTGGAGAACCTGTCCCATCTTTACCTGTCAGAGAACTCCCTGTCTTCCATTGATGGGGTGCAGCTACTTACCAACTTAACTACTCTTGAGGTCTCCCAAAACCGGCTTCAAATGTTGCCGCCCAGGCTCCCGGCGAGGTTACAGAAGCTTGACTGTAGCAGTAACTTCATTCAGAAAGTGACAGCGCCAGAGTTCCAGGACCTCCGAGACCTGAAACACCTGTTTCTAGACAACAACGTCGTCAGCTTGTTCGAGGCTGGAGCCCTTCAGAGGTGTTCTCAGCTGTCCAACCTGGCCCTGGAGCAGAATCTGCTATTGTCCATACCTCTGAGGTGAGTGGATGCTGTCATTTTCTGCAGATTGCACATCCTGCAGGCACTGGGACACATCAGCGGTCCACCTGAGTCATCGGTCAGAAAATAAAACTAGGGCTTTGGGACAGACGTTCCAACAGTGGTAGAGAATCCCCAGCATACAAACCGAACTCGTAGGGAATTACTTTTGCTGGTGGAACAGAACACACAGGGGCTATGGAAACTGACAAATATAATATGAATACACTGTGAAGAGTGTGTCTTGATTTCTACATATACTGTGTGCATAACTGGCTGACTGGGCATGGGTAGCCACCGGCCAGGACACCAGGAAGTGGATGGGACATATTTGGCAAGGTATTTTTAGTTTGAAGAGCATCAACGTAGCACTCATGTGGGAAAAAATTATAATCTATAATTACTTATTAGGAAGCTCCTATTCTTCTCAGCCCTATGACCACCGGCTTAAGCAGGCTCCGCGTAGCCGAGTCTGTTTGAGAGGGTGAATCTATCAGCCTTggtcttcctttctgttttcggCTATGCATctgcttctcttctccttctggcccctcctctcccttcctttcttcctccccaacCTTTTCCCCCTCTTTAACTCTTCCTTGCCCtccttctattttcttctttctcttcctgtctcctcaccacTCACACTTCAGTTTCCCTTTCCAAATATTCCTCCCTCCATATGCAATTCACTTCAACTGTTTCCTTAACTGCCCAGCCATCCCCTTAACTACTCACCCATCCCCTTAACTACTCAGCCATCCCTTAACTGCCCAGCCATCCCTTAACTACTCACCCATCCCCTTAACTACTCAGCCATCCCCTTAACTACTCACCCATCCCCTTAACTGCCCAGCCATCCCCTTAACTACTCAGCCATCCCCTTAACTACTCAGCCATCCCCTTAACTACTCACCCATCCCCTTAACTGCCCAGCCATCCCTTAACTACTCAGCCATCCCTTAACTACTCAGCCATCCCCTTAACTACTCAGCCATCCCCTTAACTACTCAGCCATCCCCTTAACTGCCCAGCCATCCCCTTAACTACTCAGCCATCCCCTTAACTACTCAGCCATCCCCTTAACTACTCAGCCATCCCCTTAACTGCCCAGCCATCCCCTTAACTACTCAGCCATCCCCTTAACTACTCACCCATCCCCTTAACTGCCCAGCCATCCCCTTAACTACTCAGCCATCCCCTTAACTACTCAGCCATCCCCTTAACTACTCAGCCATCCCCTTAACTACTCAGCCATCCCCTTAACTGCCCAGCCATTCCCTTAACTACTCAGCCATCCCCTTAACTACTCAGCTATCCCCATAACTACTCATGATCTAGTCATAAATTTACATCTGTGTGCACGTGTTTGCGTGGAGGACAAATCAAGGCTCCTGTGTGGAGGGATGAGAACAGCTAGCCAGAGTTGATTCTGTCCTTCTGTAATGTGAGTCCTGGGCATTGAATCcaagctgtcaggcttggcaggggGCACCTTCACCAGCTAAGTCatctcactgccccccccccatttactTTTAAGACATAGCATGTTATTTATTATctctatttaaacattttaaaaactttacaacacttcatttaaaaaaggCCTTCTCATCCTGCCCACTATCTTTATCAAGTTTCTTAGAATTAATAAAACagtttctggcttccatggcacCCACCAGGAAAGGAAGAATTATCTTTAATATgtacggattttttttttttcttctgagctgGAAAGGAACTTTTTATTATGTAGTGTGATAGCTGTACCCAGTACAAAACATCAAAAAGTGATTCCTGCCACCCGCACGAAGAGATATTATCACTTAAAGTAGACAGAAGACGATTTGAGCAGCGAGCTTCTacttcctctctcctgtcctctctccttgttGTTTTCCAATAGTCTTGTCTCCTCTTTAAGATGCCTCCTGCACTAGGGATACTACCATGTGTGATGGAACTGCAGAGGCATCCCCTTTTGTCTTTTGACTTTGAACATGACTTTTGCAATACAA comes from the Onychomys torridus chromosome 19, mOncTor1.1, whole genome shotgun sequence genome and includes:
- the LOC118570514 gene encoding nephrocan, coding for MRLLWAFLLCLSLSHGLGTNCPGRCSCDSAQFVQCYRLLEVPSGIPPTTRRLYISHSRIQHLQLSNFTGLLALEDFILLASGTESVENDTFKTLSALRTLELWKNKLRRVPSALPANLEVLKLNDNLICALHGSDFEGLKKLKVLELKNNLISSLSPSTLPSLISLQRLMVDGNNIESIAGPLSLPQLKYMSMENNRLHLIPGNVFTSLQNLQFLSFSGNFLTKIPINLPKSLLSLKMERNQLKVIRFRDVRHLENLSHLYLSENSLSSIDGVQLLTNLTTLEVSQNRLQMLPPRLPARLQKLDCSSNFIQKVTAPEFQDLRDLKHLFLDNNVVSLFEAGALQRCSQLSNLALEQNLLLSIPLRLPKTLARLDLKGNAIQDMAERELRDLKLLQVLNLRNNKISALDLKALEGLPRLRHLYLDGNPWNCTCSLLRAREVLKAKGTDVKGGQCAAPAERQGESWMSSKKIVRQCEHHIRQNEKSKETKKKSKPEDSSSTRLGVDDDDDDYDID